Part of the Oscillibacter hominis genome is shown below.
TTTTTTCATCTGTGCTTTTTCCATGTAACTCAGCCGAGTTTTCATTGCACGGCTGATTTTTTTATGATAATATAACTTAGTATGGATACTTGAAAAGCTGGGGCGGTCTCCCCCAACTTGAAAGGCAGGTGTGTTTATATGGATGATTTGCGTGTTTGCATGTTAGGGGAGTTCTCCATCAGCAACGGTGCAGATGCGATCAATGACAGCGACAACCGCTCCCGGAAGGTGTGGCTGCTGCTGGCCTATATGATCTATTTCCGGCACCGCAGCATTTCGCAGGAGGAGCTGATCGATCTTCTGTGGGGAGAGGAGGAGAGCAGTTCCAATCCGGCCAACGCCCTGAAAACCATGTTCCATCGGGTGCGTACCATGCTCAATCAGTTGGGAGGCAGCGTGGGCCACGAGCTGATCGTCCGCCGCCAGGGTGACTACGCGTGGAATCCCGACCTGACGTTTACCTATGATGTGGACCAGTTCGAGTCCTTCTGCAAGGCGGGCAAGGCCCAGAAGGAGCCGGAGCAGCGCCTTGTCTCCTATCTTCAGGCGCTGGAGATCTACAGTGGTGATTTCCTTCCCAAGCTGGCCACCGAACCCTGGGTGGTGCCGGTCAATACATACTTCCACAACCTGTATACCCAGACCGTCCACGAGGTGATTCCTCTGCTGGAGGAACTGGGCAGGCTGGACGAAGCCGCAGCCGTATGCCGCAAGGCCATTGAGATCGAAGCCTGCGACGAGTTCCTTTACTACCATCTTATGCGCCAGCTGCTGGACATGGGCAACCAGCAGGCGGCGGCCACCGTATTTGAGAGCATGAGCGACATGCTGTTCGACCGGTTCGGCGTCATGCCCTCCGATGAAATCAAGGCGCTGTACCGCGAGGCCATCCGTTCCACCAATGAGCACGAGGTGGACATCAGTGCCGTGCGGGATCAGTTGAAGGAGCCCTCGTCTGCTCCCGGCGCCCTGGTGTGCGACTATGACTTTTTCAAGGCCATCTACCGGGCAGAGGCCCGCAGCGTGGCCCGCAGCGGCGACGCCGCCCACATCGCCCTTTTGAGCGTCACAAGCATGAAGGGCTCCAAGCTTGCTAAGCGCAGTTTGGACCGCTGCATGGAGAATCTGTGCGAATTGGTCCGGCTGAGCCTGCGGAGGGGTGACGTCGCGTCCCGGTGCAGCGTCTCCCAGTTTATCATCCTGCTGCCCCGGGCCAACTATGAAAACAGCTGCAGGGTCATGGAGCGCATCGTCAGGCAGTTTGGACGCCAGTACCCCCACTCCCCAGCCCTGCTGCGCTACAGTGTGCAGCCACTGGACCCCACATGTTAAGCCAGGAGAGAAGGCTTTCGCCTTCTCTCTTTCTTTGTCAGATTCGACAAGCTTTTGGGGAAATTTCCGTCACATCTTATCGAAGAAAGGGCTTGCATTTTTTTCTCCCCTTCCGTATAATAATTTTCAATCAAATGGAGGAGGGAACTGCGATGTTGAAGTGTGTGAAACAGTCTGTTCCTTTTCTCCTGTTCCCTTTTTGACCGGCTTTCTGCCGGTATTTTTTTTGCCCGGATGTGGGAAAATTTTATCCGGGCCCCAAATTGTGAGAGGAGAAACGTCATGAAAGAAACCGAGATGAAACCTGTCCTTGACGCCCGTACCCTGGGCACTCCCAAAATGCTGGTGTTGGGCCTCCAGCATATGTTCGCCATGTTCGGCGCCACTGTGCTGGTGCCGGCCATCACCGGCCTCAGTGTCTCCGCCACGCTGCTCTTTGCCGGCTTGGGCACACTGCTGTTCCACCTTCTGACCAAGCGTAAGGTGCCCGCCTTCTTAGGCTCCTCCTTTGCCTTCCTGGCGGCCTATACCACCATCGCCCCGGGCGGTGAGCCGGAGCTTCTGCCCTACGCCTGCTTCGGCGTGGCCTGTGCGGGCCTCTTGTACCTGGTGATCTCCGCCCTGTTCAAGGCCTTTGGCGCCAATAAGGTCATGCGCTTCTTCCCCCCCATTGTCACAGGTCCCATTATCATCGCCATCGGACTGTGCCTGTCCGGCTGGGCGCTCTCCTGCTGTGCCCAGAACTGGGGCATCGCGCTGGTGGCCATTGTGGTGGTCATCGTCTGCAACATCTGGGGCAGAGGCATGGTGAAGATCATCCCCATCCTGTTGGGCATCATCGCCTCCTATGGGGTGGCGGCCGTCACCAACAATGTGGACTTCACCGCCGTTCAGGAGGCGGCCTGGTTCGGCCTGCCCTTCCAGTGGAGCAATACGGTGTTCTCCATTTTCCAGAACCCCGACGTCTCACTGCTGATCACCGCGGCCATCACCATTGTCCCCATCTCCATTGCCACCATCATGGAGCACATCGGCGACATGTCCGCCATCTCCTCCACTGTGGGCGACAACTTCATCGAGGATCCCGGCCTGCACCGCTCCCTGTTGGGCGACGGCCTGGCCACCATCGCCGCGTCTTTGTTCGGCGCCCCGGCCAACACCACCTACGGTGAAAACACCGGCGTTTTGAACCTGACCCGGGTCTACGATCCCCGTGTCATCCGCCTGGCCGCCGTGTTTGCCATTATCCTCTCCTTCAGCCCCAAGTTTGCCGCCGTCATCGAAGCCATGCCCCAGGCCACCCTGGGCGGCGTGTCCCTGATCCTCTACGGCATGATCTCCGCCGTGGGTGTGCGGAATGTGGTGGAAAACCAAGTGGACTTCACCAAGAGCCGCAACGTCATCATCGCCGCCCTGATCCTGGTGCTGGCCGTGGGAATCAAATACGGCACCGGCAGCGACGAGGCCATCGTGTTCGCCCTGGGCTCCATCACCATCAAGCTCTCCGGCATCGCCACCGCCGCCCTGGTGGGCATTGCGCTCAACGCAGTGCTGCCCGGCAACGACTATCAGTTCGGCAAAACCGCCAACTCTGACGCCTCCGCCGACCTGGGACGGTATTGATCGCTTGTGAATATCACAAAAAGGAGCGCCAAATTTTGGCGCTCCTTTGTCATCTGTGCAAGAAAAATTGCATTTTTATTGACAAGCGGTTGACAAGCTCCATTCTTTCCGTATAATAAAGCACAATTGAAGACTTGTGATAGAGGCGCGGCATCCAGGAGTACGTTCCATTAAACGACAGGCATCGGGAACGGAAAGGGGCTGCCGCCGAGGTTTCCCCTGACAGCTGCCTGGCGGGGGGATTCCGGGCCGTGGGAGAACATCCTGCGGACTGTCATCGCGCCGGTAACGGGCGATGGAGTGCTATCATGATCGCATACGACTATTGGCACCATTGCGCCCACCTGTATGAAGTCATGATAGAAATCATGGCTTCAAATTTTTTTACAGGAGGGTTTTTTCATGCACAGCACAAACCGAAGAAGAATCGTATCCCGCATCATCCTGGCCGCAGCACTGGTGCTGCTGGTCACCGTATCCGCCCTGGCGGCCGACGCCTCTCAAAAGATGGTGGACTGCCCTGACTGCCAGGGCTACGGCATCTGCATGAGCTGCTATGGCACCGACGCTGCCTGCGAAAGCTGCGGCGGGTCCAATGTCTGCGCCACCTGCGGCGGCGCAGGCCAGGTGGCCGCTTCCAGCAACTACTATGAGTCCGCCTGGGCCCTGGTCCCCCCGGTCATCGCAATCGGCCTGGCGCTGATCACCAAGGAGGTCTACTCCTCGTTGTTCATCGGCATTTTGGTGGGCGGCATGCTCTACTCCAACTTCAGCTTTGAGGGCACCGTGCTCCATGTGTTCCAGGACGGAATCGTCTCCGTGCTCTCCGACGGCTACAACGTGGGCATCCTCATCTTCCTGGTGGTTTTGGGTGCCATGGTGTGTCTGATGAACAAGGCCGGCGGCAGCGCCGCGTTCGGCCGCTGGGCGGCAAAGAACATCAAGAGCCGGGCGGGCGCCCAGCTGGCCACCATTGTCTTGGGCTGCCTTATTTTCATCGACGACTACTTCAACTGCCTGACCGTGGGCTCTGTGATGCGCCCGGTCACTGACAAGCACAATGTCTCCCGTGCAAAGCTGGCCTATCTCATCGACTCCACCGCCGCGCCCATCTGCATCATCGCGCCCATCTCCTCCTGGGCCGCCGCCGTCTCCGGCTTTGTGGACGACGGCTCCGGCCTGGCCCTCTTCATCCGCGCCATCCCCTTTAACTTCTATGCGCTTTTGACCATCGTGACCATGGTCTGCCTGGTGGGATTCAAAATGGATTACGGCCCCATGGCGGCCAACGAGTCCAACGCGCTGGCAGGCGACCTCTTCTCCGGCGCCAACCCCTATGCCGGCATGGATGACGATGTACCTGAAAACAAGGGCCGGGTCATCGACCTGGTGCTGCCCATCCTGGTGCTGGTGGCCTGCTGCATCGTGGGCATGATCTACTCCGGCGGCTTTTTCTCCGGCGCAAGCTTTGTGGACGCCTTCTCCGGTTCCGATGCGTCGGTGGGCCTTATGCTGGGTTCCTTCTTCGGCCTGGTCTTCACCATGGCGTTCTACCTCATCCGCCGCTCCATGAGCTTCAAGGAGATCATGTCCAGCATCCCCGAGGGTTTCAAGGCCATGGTGCCCGCCATCATGATCCTGACCTTCGCCTGGAGCCTGAAGGCCATGACCGATTCCCTGGGCGCCCGTGAATTCGTGGCCGCCGTGGTCAAGGCCTCTGCGGAGAACTTCATGATGTTCCTGCCCGCCATCGTGTTCGTCATCGGCTGCCTGCTGGCCTTTGCCACCGGCACCTCCTGGGGCACCTTCGGCATCCTGATTCCCATCGTGCTGTTCGTGTTCCCCCTGGACAGCGGCAATCCCCTGTCCATCGTGTGCGTGTCCGCCTGCATGGCCGGCGCTGTCTGCGGCGACCACTGCTCCCCTATCTCCGACACCACCATCATGGCCTCCGCCGGTGCCCAGTGCGATCATGTGAGCCACGTGTCCACTCAGCTGCCCTATGCCGTCACTGTGGCAGCGGTCAGCTTTGTCAGCTACCTCATTGCCGGCCTAATCCCCAATGCCCTGGTGGTGCTGCCCATCTCCGTAGTGCTGATGGTTTTGGCGCTGATGGTCATCCGCTCTGTTCATGGCAGAGGAGCTCCCAAAAAGGCCTCTGAACCTGCCACGGCCAACAACTAAAGGCAAAAAAGGCTGTGCCTGAAAAGCACAGCCTTTTTTACGGCTCATGTAAAACAGCAATTTCACTTCATGGGTTCAATTGGCTGCCAAATCCCAGGCCTTTTCCCGCCTGACTGCGGTCATCAAAAGAGGAGGACAAAAGGAGCGGCGCTTACTGCGCCGCTCCTTCCTTTTATCCGATTCCGCCAAATACGCTGCCTAACACCAGAACCAGGAGCGTAAGGCCGCAAAACCCGTACTTGCTCATGGGCTCAAATGCCTTTCCCAAAGGCCGGGCCGCCCCCTGGTCGATCTGGGAGCGGACAAAGTTCTTTCCGCACACCCAGAAAAACAGGACGCCCGCTAACAGCGCCCCAATGGGGCAGAGGTAAATGGAACACACGTCCATCCAGCCGGACACAATGCCCTCCACACACACGCCCACCACGGCGCCCACCGCGCCCACGGCCGCAACCGCCTTGCGCCGGGAGAAGCCAAACCGGGTTTGCAGCGCTTCGATGGGGGACTCAAAGAGGTTGATGAGCGAACTCAGCCCTGCAAACAGCACGGCTACGAAGAAGACAATCATCACGATCCTACCGCCGGGCATCTGCTTAAAAACGCCCGGCAGATAGATGAACATCAGTCCCGGTCCGCTTTGCGTGGCGTCCACGCCGGCGATGGTCATGGCGGGGATGATGGCCAGCGCGGCGATCAGCGCGGCCAGTGTGTCGAACAGCGCCACATTCCTGGCGCAGAAGGGGATGTCCGCGTCCTTTTTCAAGTAAGAGCCGTAGACCAGCGTGCCGGAGCCGGCCAGCGACAGGGAGAAAAATGCCTGTCCCAATGCATAGAGCCAGGTCTTGGGGTTGAGCAGGGCGCCCCAGGACTCCGGTACAAAGAGGTAGCGGTAGCCGGCGCCGGCACCGCCCAAGGTGGCCACATAGACCGCCACACCGATGAACAGGAGGAAAAAGAGGGGCATCATGATCCGGTTGGCCCGCTCAATCCCGGAGGAAATGCCAAACACCATGATGGCAAACACCACACCAAGGCCCGCCAGTTGCCAGCCCACACTGCCAAACGCGGAGGCCGTCGCGCCGAAGGCAGCTTCGAACCCTCCCACAGACGCGGGCACCAGGGCAGAGCCGGTGATGGCCCCGGCGGCGTATTTCAAAATCCACCCCACCACAACGGAATAACCGATGGCAAGCGCCAAACTGCCCAGCACCGGAATCAGCGCCAGCGCCTCTCCCAGGCGCCTGCCCCTTCCGGAGCGCTCCGTGGCTTTTCCAAAGGCCACAAGGGGCCCCGCCTCCATGGCCCGGCCAAAGGCCATCTCCCCGATGACCCCGGTGTAGCCGATGACCACCACACAGATAAAATAGGGGATCAGGAAAGCTGCGCCGCCGTATTGGGACACCCGGGCGGGAAACAGCCAGATATTGCCCATCCCCACCGCGGAGCCGATGCAGGCCACAATAAAGCCCCACTTCCCCGTAAACTGATCTCTTTTCTCCATCGTCCTCTCTCCCTCTTCGATCACAGCAGCGTGTGAATCTGCGATTCCCCCACCACCGTGATGCCGTTTTTGCGCAAAAGCTCCGCCGTCACGCCGTCCCCTGCTGTCAGGATATGCCGGAAGGTTCCGTCGTAAATCTGCCCGGCGCCGCAGGACGGGCTGCGCTCCTTGAGCACCGCCACTGTGCAGCCCTGCTCCCGGGCAATACGCAGCGCCTGCTCCGCTCCCCGGCAATAGGCCTCCGTCACATCGTCCCCCTCCTGGTTGACCACCCGTTCCCCCTGCCGCTCCGCAGGCGGCCGGGGCGTGGGCAGGCCGCCCAAACACTCCGGGCAGACCGGCACCAGGCGGCGGCGCTCCCCCAGGCGTATGAGCTCAGGAAGCGCTTTCCCAGTCCCATCATACCGGCAGCACCTGCCCAGTAGGCAGGCACTCACCAAAACCGGGCCCGTCATCGGATCCGCTCCCCATTGAGCACCGCCAGCACCAATGTATCCCCTTCATACTGGAGTTTTAAGGAGAAAAAAGGCACCTCCTGCTCCAACAGGGAGTGAAAAATCCTATCGCCCTCCCACTGGGGCAGGGCCATCAGCCGATCCCGGTCAATCCACTCCAAGTCTCCCTCATCGCACTCGATCAGCTCCCCGGTGAAGTCGTCGGCGGTAAACAGGTGCATGTACTCCGTCTCATAGAGGTTGGAGACAAAGGTGACCAGGCCCCGGTATCTCATGCGCTTCAGCGTCAGGCCCGTCTCCTCCTTGGCCTCCCGGAGCATGCAGTCCTCCGGGCTCTCCTTGTCCTCAAATTTCCCGCCGATCCCAATCCACTTGTCGTGGTTGAGATCGTTCTTCTTTTTGACACGGTGCAGCATCAGG
Proteins encoded:
- a CDS encoding BTAD domain-containing putative transcriptional regulator, with protein sequence MDDLRVCMLGEFSISNGADAINDSDNRSRKVWLLLAYMIYFRHRSISQEELIDLLWGEEESSSNPANALKTMFHRVRTMLNQLGGSVGHELIVRRQGDYAWNPDLTFTYDVDQFESFCKAGKAQKEPEQRLVSYLQALEIYSGDFLPKLATEPWVVPVNTYFHNLYTQTVHEVIPLLEELGRLDEAAAVCRKAIEIEACDEFLYYHLMRQLLDMGNQQAAATVFESMSDMLFDRFGVMPSDEIKALYREAIRSTNEHEVDISAVRDQLKEPSSAPGALVCDYDFFKAIYRAEARSVARSGDAAHIALLSVTSMKGSKLAKRSLDRCMENLCELVRLSLRRGDVASRCSVSQFIILLPRANYENSCRVMERIVRQFGRQYPHSPALLRYSVQPLDPTC
- a CDS encoding uracil-xanthine permease family protein, with the translated sequence MKETEMKPVLDARTLGTPKMLVLGLQHMFAMFGATVLVPAITGLSVSATLLFAGLGTLLFHLLTKRKVPAFLGSSFAFLAAYTTIAPGGEPELLPYACFGVACAGLLYLVISALFKAFGANKVMRFFPPIVTGPIIIAIGLCLSGWALSCCAQNWGIALVAIVVVIVCNIWGRGMVKIIPILLGIIASYGVAAVTNNVDFTAVQEAAWFGLPFQWSNTVFSIFQNPDVSLLITAAITIVPISIATIMEHIGDMSAISSTVGDNFIEDPGLHRSLLGDGLATIAASLFGAPANTTYGENTGVLNLTRVYDPRVIRLAAVFAIILSFSPKFAAVIEAMPQATLGGVSLILYGMISAVGVRNVVENQVDFTKSRNVIIAALILVLAVGIKYGTGSDEAIVFALGSITIKLSGIATAALVGIALNAVLPGNDYQFGKTANSDASADLGRY
- a CDS encoding Na+/H+ antiporter NhaC family protein, with translation MHSTNRRRIVSRIILAAALVLLVTVSALAADASQKMVDCPDCQGYGICMSCYGTDAACESCGGSNVCATCGGAGQVAASSNYYESAWALVPPVIAIGLALITKEVYSSLFIGILVGGMLYSNFSFEGTVLHVFQDGIVSVLSDGYNVGILIFLVVLGAMVCLMNKAGGSAAFGRWAAKNIKSRAGAQLATIVLGCLIFIDDYFNCLTVGSVMRPVTDKHNVSRAKLAYLIDSTAAPICIIAPISSWAAAVSGFVDDGSGLALFIRAIPFNFYALLTIVTMVCLVGFKMDYGPMAANESNALAGDLFSGANPYAGMDDDVPENKGRVIDLVLPILVLVACCIVGMIYSGGFFSGASFVDAFSGSDASVGLMLGSFFGLVFTMAFYLIRRSMSFKEIMSSIPEGFKAMVPAIMILTFAWSLKAMTDSLGAREFVAAVVKASAENFMMFLPAIVFVIGCLLAFATGTSWGTFGILIPIVLFVFPLDSGNPLSIVCVSACMAGAVCGDHCSPISDTTIMASAGAQCDHVSHVSTQLPYAVTVAAVSFVSYLIAGLIPNALVVLPISVVLMVLALMVIRSVHGRGAPKKASEPATANN
- a CDS encoding sodium-dependent transporter → MEKRDQFTGKWGFIVACIGSAVGMGNIWLFPARVSQYGGAAFLIPYFICVVVIGYTGVIGEMAFGRAMEAGPLVAFGKATERSGRGRRLGEALALIPVLGSLALAIGYSVVVGWILKYAAGAITGSALVPASVGGFEAAFGATASAFGSVGWQLAGLGVVFAIMVFGISSGIERANRIMMPLFFLLFIGVAVYVATLGGAGAGYRYLFVPESWGALLNPKTWLYALGQAFFSLSLAGSGTLVYGSYLKKDADIPFCARNVALFDTLAALIAALAIIPAMTIAGVDATQSGPGLMFIYLPGVFKQMPGGRIVMIVFFVAVLFAGLSSLINLFESPIEALQTRFGFSRRKAVAAVGAVGAVVGVCVEGIVSGWMDVCSIYLCPIGALLAGVLFFWVCGKNFVRSQIDQGAARPLGKAFEPMSKYGFCGLTLLVLVLGSVFGGIG
- a CDS encoding DUF523 domain-containing protein, which encodes MTGPVLVSACLLGRCCRYDGTGKALPELIRLGERRRLVPVCPECLGGLPTPRPPAERQGERVVNQEGDDVTEAYCRGAEQALRIAREQGCTVAVLKERSPSCGAGQIYDGTFRHILTAGDGVTAELLRKNGITVVGESQIHTLL
- a CDS encoding NUDIX hydrolase; the encoded protein is MRNTTLGYIERTVEGRRQYLMLHRVKKKNDLNHDKWIGIGGKFEDKESPEDCMLREAKEETGLTLKRMRYRGLVTFVSNLYETEYMHLFTADDFTGELIECDEGDLEWIDRDRLMALPQWEGDRIFHSLLEQEVPFFSLKLQYEGDTLVLAVLNGERIR